Part of the Benincasa hispida cultivar B227 chromosome 12, ASM972705v1, whole genome shotgun sequence genome is shown below.
ATGTATCATTTGTATTGCTGGATTTTTCCATTCAGGGAATTAACTGATGATGACActcaaatttaataatttaaaccaTAACGTGCTGTTTTTGTTAATTGTGGTGAACTTAGGTCTTACCATCCTTGAGGGAGAAGCATGACGAGTTCATGTTGAGAGAACTGGTCAAAAGGTGGACAAACCATAAAGTCATGGTGAGGTGGCTTTCTCGCTTCTTCCACTATCTTGATCGATACTTCATCGCACGAAGATCACTTCCACCTCTCAACGAAGTTGGCCTCACATGCTTCCGTGAATTGGTATGTTACAACTTTGAATTTGTGGCTTCATTTTAAAGTCCAAGCTGGAACCTCTTGTTCCACTTCAATTTACTAATACattcatttgaaattttagtCTAAATCTTAATCCTTACTCATCTCAGGTGTACAAAGAGCTAAACAGTAAAGTGAGGGATGCCGTAATTTCATTGGTATGTTTTCCTTCGTTCTCCCTCTCACTTTCTTTCAACTTAAGAATGTTTTGGGCTTTAAACATGCTTAATAATTATGGTCTTCGAAATCAGATCGATCAAGAACGTGAAGGAGAACAGATTGACAGAGCTCTACTGAAGAatgtattagatatatttgtggAAATTGGGATGGGGCAAATGGATTACTATGAAAATGACTTTGAAGCTGCCATGCTTAAAGATACTGCTGCTTATTACTCTAGGAAGGCTTCCAATTGGATCCTAGAAGATTCTTGTCCCGATTATAtgctaaaagtattttttttttgtgttttgttctataaaaaaaatcagtCAAACTACAATTTTCTAATGCATAGAAATGGGTTCTTACTGATATGATTGATTTTCTAGGCAGAGGAGTGCTTGAAACGAGAAAAGGATAGAGTTTCTCACTATTTGCACTCTAGTAGCGAGCCAAAGTTATTGGAGGTTTGTGGTTAACTTTTTTGATATCCTTCCACCttctatatatatttctatagatctctctctctctctctctccccccCTCGTTTATTCTAGTTTTCATTCTTGTAGAAAGTTCAACATGAACTGTTATCTGTGTATGCTACTCAACTGCTGGAAAAAGAGCATTCAGGATGCCATGCATTGCTTAGAGATGACAAGGTACTAACTATGAACtatgttttgtaattttttctccatatttgaaataatttatttaatcgTAGTTCTTCCTCGATgtcatttgttttctttttgtcttcCTTTTCCCCTTTCTTGACTTTTTTGGGCTTGTGGTGATGGTGTATTTTTTTTAGGTGGAAGATTTGTCAAGGATGTTTCGTCTCTTCTCCAAAATACCCAAGGGATTGGACCCAGTTTCCAACATATTTAAGCAGGTTCATAGTCTGCGTTTATACTTTTCTCTATACTTTTTGTTTTTCGCTTGATAGGGTATTATGTGTTAGAATAATCCCatgttcaattttcaaattactTTCTATTTAAAGAGATCTTTTTCCTGTATTATTTATGCAGCATGTCACTGCTGAAGGAACAGCATTGGTCAAACAGGCAGAAGATGCTGCAAGTAACAAGAAGGTTTCTATCTTAAttagtttcaattttttgttgacggaccaatttcttttatttctttactCGTTTATTGGATAATATGCAACCATTCAGTTATAAACTCAGTCCAATAAAAGACATTACTTTTATGCTAGAGCTTGTAACTTGGTTTTAAAGCCGTACATTAAAGATGCAGTTGTTTGtacatttttttataacaatatGCAGAAAGGGAgttattcttattcttattcttgttattttatttttacacaTCATAATGTTTTTAGACAAGGCTTTTCACTGATGACTCTTTGTTTTGTCTCTGTCCTTACTCTGTTAGGCCGAGAAAAAGGACATAGTTGGTCTGCAGGAACAGGTGTGTCTTTTGGCTTTCAAACTTCTAGATTATACTTTTTCTTAGTCTTGTTGTGAATGATAGCTGAGAGAGATGTTCGAATTCAGGTTTTCGTAAGAAAGGTGATTGAGCTTCACGACAAGTACTTGGCTTATGTGAATGATTGTTTCCAAAACCACACACTTTTTCACAAGGTATGTGACTTCACCTTCAGCAACACTCGGTGAAATTCATAATATCACCATACTTCTATGCATATTTGAAGTGTGTTTTTGTGTAGGCTCTCAAGGAAGCTTTTGAAGTCTTTTGCAATAAGGGTGTTGCTGGAAGTTCTAGTGCAGAATTACTTGCTACCTTTTGTGATAACATCCTTAAGAAAGGTGGGAGCGAGAAGTTGAGTGATGAAGCAATTGAGGagacacttgagaaggtaatttttctatttattattcttttgaaGTTCATTTAGTATTGAGCTTCATTTAGTATTGAACTTCGTAATTCATATGATTTTAACACAGGTCGTGAAGTTGCTGGCATATATCTGTGACAAAGATCTGTTTGCTGAATTCTATAGGTGAGTATCGATAATTTTTAGACGTTGCTGCTCTTATAGAatgcatgttttttttaatgaccTTGATAAGAGTGTTCCAGTGtcgtttgtttgttttttaattttatttaagtatTATCTTGaaacaacttattttatacCACTGGTTGCAGAAAAAAACTTGCTCGAAGGCTTCTCTTTGACAAGAGTGCCAACGATGACCACGAGAGAAGTATATTGACCAAGTTGAAGCAACAATGTGGTGGCCAGTTCACTTCTAAGATGGAGGGAATGGTAAGCGTAAATTTactatgattttcttttttttatgggagaaaacttttaatttatctCAGTTTATGCAATAAGCTTTCTTCAAAAACAATAATCTATTAtccatttaaataattatttgcatctcttaaccaaaaaaaaaatggaaggaaGAATGAGCTGCTAATGATGTTAATCATATGTTTAGGTCACTGATTTGACTTTGGCAAGGGAGAACCAAACTAGTTTCGAGGAGTATCTGAGCAATAATCCACAAGCTAGTCCTGGAATTGACTTGACCGTTACTGTTTTGACTACTGGTTTTTGGCCAAGCTACAAGTCTTTTGACCTCAACCTGCCGGCAGAGATGGTAGACAATGGTTTTTGTTCCTTATGATGCCATAATTTTGGCTGTGCCTTCAAACTTGTAGGACattgatataattatcataTCACATGTTCTTTCTGATTCAGGTAAAGTGTGTTGAAGTTTTCAGAGAGTTTTATCAAACAAAAACCAAGCATAGAAAACTTACATGGATCTACTCGTTGGGTACCTGTAACATCAGTGGAAAATTTGAACCGAAAACGATGGAGCTGATTGTAACAACTTATCAGGTAATATGCTTTTAAAGTTGTTTTGACCTCTCCCTATAAAGTATTGTTGTTGATACAATAGGTTTTCTTTTTGTGGTACTGATTCTGTTTATTAAATTTAGGCTTCTGCCCTGCTGCTATTCAATTCCTCAGATAGACTAAGTTACTCCGAAATCATGACACAATTAAATTTGAGTGACGATGATGTTGTTAGACTTCTCCACTCATTGTCATGTGCCAAGTATAAAATTCTTAACAAGGAGCCAAATACGAAAACCATCTCTCCAAATGATCATTTTGAGTTCAATGCAAAATTCACCGACAAAATGAGGAGAATAAAGGTATATGGTTTGACACGTCATATTGTCATGGTCCTCTCCAACAATTTGCATTgctcctttttttctttctttcttttttttttttttttttttttttacaatgtaTGTGGTGTCGTTTGTCGTGTAGATCCCTCTTCCACCTGTGGATGAGAAAAAGAAAGTCATTGAAGATGTTGATAAAGATCGAAGGTATGCTATCGATGCCTCAATCGTGCGTATCATGAAGAGTCGGAAAGTTCTGGGTCACCAGCAGTTAGTGATGGAGTGTGTTGAGCAATTGGGTCGTATGTTCAAGGTTAGTAGCGCAGCACATCTATTGTAACTTCATGCGATGGTTCTTTTCTCTCAGCTTCTCATAGTTACCGAAACACAATCATTGTGCAGCCTGATTTCAAGGCGATAAAGAAGAGAATCGAAGATCTGATCACCCGGGACTATTTAGAGAGAGACAAAGACAACCCTCACTTGTTTAGGTACTTGGCTTGATCTTGCCTTAACCATGGGCAAGAGTGGTGAGCTGGTGCTATTCGAGATAGCATGAAAGGCTCGTGGCATAAGCGGGGCTTGAGCACGAGTAGGTGCTGCCTGCTGTAGCCTCTGTAGTCTGTGTGCCGCTTTTTCATGAAATCGTAAAACCAGGAGCTGATGAAAAGAAGGTTGTACATTTTGCCATCCAAACGAGGTTAGTGAAACCCCTGTTATAAGTTTGTGTGCGCTTTTGGGCGGAGAAGGGGGGGTAAAATTTGAGTTATTTTTATATAAGATGGTCCGATTTATATAATGAGTGGATCATTCTAAGTCAGTGTATTACGAGGACGTCCTGGACTTTGGTTGATTTTTAGTTGAAATTGTACATCTGTTGCTTTTTGATTGTTAATTTTGAATACTAAGCATCAGgtgaagtgaaaaaaaaaatctctggAAAACCTCCTTATTGTTCTGCTTGTTTAAAAAACTTACAAAGATTGTTCTTTCCCATatttttcttcctctctctctcacaTTCTCGACCTCGTCTTAAATGTCTAGGTCCTTGAAGTTCGGTagaaatatgttatttttcacCCTGTTGAGTTTACCTttagtatttttcttttgaatgaaTAAATGCTTTTATGTGGCCGAATAGATTATTGAGCTTATCCTCACCCTAGGAGTACGAATTTGTGGAACACAACCTTCGGCTCATTACACAATTGTAGACTAACATCCTATAAACAAGGACGAATTTTTTGGGTAAAAGCAGAAATTATTAGaatcaattttacaaaaatctCTTTTTATTATTCAAGTTAATGTTTGAGTTCACACTTTTAAATGACTTTCTTtatattgttttcaaaattgattttgaattatttagtaCACATATTTTGgagtaattttcaaaacaatacGTAATTTTAATAATCACTTCCAACGATGCTTGGCATTTTGTCCTCGCTTGTTTCAATGCTTTCTATTATTTAAACGCCTTCTAAAAGCGAATTTCATAATCTACACTTTTAGTGGAGGTGCTACAGCTCTGACTTAGGTATTCACAGAACTTTGAAATAAGGTTTCGAGAATATGATCTAAATAAGGAAATCTGTATAGagattttatttacttttatataaatttgataaaatctctTCATTGCCTAGTAAGTTCTTTTCAACGGggataaaataagtttaatttttacaaataaaaaacaaaatggttacaaaCGGGTAAATGTTAGCAAAGCCTACGTGTCGAATTCACTACAGTGAGTTATGTAAAAGAAGCATAACACAAGAATTGTAGAAAGTCCTTTTGTTAATACAATTCTGTTTAGTAGAATATTGGGTTTGCCTATTATTATGTGCCACGTGTATTATCTATTATTTACTTGTGCCCTAATTCTCAAGGGTCATCTTGTATAAATGAAAAATAGGTCATATGAATTACATAAAAAGGAATTGAGCGGTTCACGCAAActtcgttaaaaaaaaaaaatcaccaatTCTTTCAAGTCGACTAATAGAGAATTAACGGAGTAAGGATATAATTCTTTTTTCAAAGGGTAGGGATTTGCATAGTATggaatttatattcaataagtATCTATCTGTTTTTATTTTCGTTGAAGCggaattttttcaaataaatttgtgTGCATgtgtttttttaatgtaaattttAGATGAAAGATAATAgaaatatttgataaaaatggaaagatgtatatatatatatattaaggaagttggtaaaaataaaatgatataatCGTCTTTAAAAGGTTGTACATATACATAGGTATAAAACACTTGCAACATATGTGGCTAAAGATCTTTAGAACATGAATTTTATTGgtgaaatttcaataacaaacaaatataaattttatcaagtttaaataatgaatatttgatataaaaattaaaaataataaaataattaatagtcaaaactatatatatatatatattatatttggaACATTTAGAAGATAAATTATGATGAATCAATATATTTTATGATGAATCAATAGAAGATAAATTATGAtgaatcaatatattttttatgggAGTAGAAActgtaaattttttatatgaaagTAAAAAGTAATGTAATAACAATATAAATCATTAACTATctcaaaaataatatatttgatgaaTATTGATTTTGCTAGCATGTCTGTGTAATTCAAGGttagagatatatatgatactTACATCTTTGTTTTAGATCTTTTGATCTATCAAATTTGATCTTGTTGCTTTGTTATAGTTTTCATGGGTAGTTCTCCTAACATAGTGACTATACATGTTAAATTCAAGCACATGAAAAACTGGCAAAAATTTTGGTTCAAACAAACAAATACGATATCTAAGATTCTGATAAAGTTGAAACTATAAAAATCTAATCAAAATTCTTATcgaaactaataaaataataatgtaaaaatTTAAGTACTAACAAAAACTACATGctcaacatttaaatttaaagtaacataaatatgtaatataattgaaAAGGAATACACTTTATATAATTTCctacaaattgaaaattaaaaagtgcTGCCGCTCTTTGATTGAATTCAGCTGCTacattttttaatccaaaataatcGTCATTGTTAATAACACTTCCTCCTGAACCTTATCATTTACTTTCACATCcgttcttcttcctttttcctcATTTAAACCCACTGTCATTCTTATCTACCGACCCCATTCTTGTTTTGTTTTGCTTCTTATAATTTATTTCACtcgttttttaaaaagaaatctttttaaaaataaagaaaatgaaactaTATTTTCTATGTAATTGGAGTTTAGATTTGAGAATAACCTAAATATTGTCGGTAATAAATCTAATAATCAatattgtattaaaattaaacttcaaGATTCGATGcacatctaattttttttcctcaaatatAATGGTTAATggataataataaatcaaaatttaaatataaatataataatcttACCTTTTCATCGAAGAAAATAAGTTTATGGATTAGCTAGGCTTCACTTTGGCATGatctaatattttcttttaagaataATGAAAACTCAAATCATCATTCTACAATTCTTTCTATCATGACATTCTTAAAATGGAGATGAggctaaaaaaacaaaagcttATATttattctgaaaaaaaaaatatttagttattatttGAAAGGTTGTGTCCTATGTATAAGGAATGTGTCTATTTGAATTTTAGTCTTTATGTGAAGGGATACATCGAGAAGATTCCATGGTAAATGAAAAGAtgtgattattatttatttaaaaaatatttagttgTTACTTgaagttaaaatttattttcttattcacaatattgatacattttttttttcaattattatatttgtttgaaaatataaaattggaaaagagaaattaaaaatataaaaaaaaaaactctaaaggggatataaataaaattgtttttaattataaagagatgtgaatataatttatatttgttaCTTTTTTACTCTCTCCTCCACTATGACGCCTTTTCCGCTAATTTGTTGaaacaaaaatccaaaaataaaaatgacaaaGGTACACATACTTAATGGGAACGGTATAAtgggacctttaatattaatattgttgttttcaaaacatattagagaaatattgttgttttgaaacttattagagaaatattgttgttttgggatttcgaggttagaagtcgagggttgaggattcaactaatgtagaggtcgaatgttgagaactcgacaaacagaGAAAAACATAGAAACAATATGtaaattagggttgtcgagggttgaagtttcgacatacataagtcgaaacttcaaccctcgacaaggaaatggaaatctcgctaattttgtgatgaggatctcactctagaagagaatctcgctaattttgtatattaggttgtcaaAGGTTAAAGTTCtggcatacataagtcgaaacttcaaaccttgacaaggaagataagtgggtgaagcagattgtaagagagagtgagattgtaggagagagtgagattgaaagtgagattgtaggagagagcgagattgaaagcgagattgtaggagagagcgagattgaaagcgagattgtaggagagagcgagattgagagagcgagagcgagattgagattgagtttaCCACATGGATTAAATGGCCAACCAGTTGACATGGTCTGCCACATGGAAATCatcttcactttatttactttccataagTCTGAAAAAGTGCATATAATACAAGCTGCCCCTGTTCCGATTCCCCTGCACGATTCCCTGCATGCATTGACGTTATCCGATTCCCTACTCCGATTCCATGCATTCATTTGACGCATTCATACGCCTCTGCCATAGCCTTAATGCCTTTTCAACCACCTAAACCCGTGGGTCGAGTGTTCAACACTCGACCTCCTTTTAAACCAccatcctcttcatttttcctcaATCACTCCCTCGATAATTTTTGAACTCCATTGCCTTTGATTTTGCTCACTCCTCTCCCCTTGATTTTGCTCACTGCCCCTGCCTTCGaaatcatcttcctctcctcctatttccatttccatttctcttctttgtatttcatttaatacaaattattttcacaCAACTATACTGGTTTTTctctactaaatttttattttttagaaattataaaaaaaaaatttgttttatatatatatatattttttttatagattctagttttttttttaattttttgtaattGTTGTCAGATAACAAATAACAGGAAAAAAGGGCGAACGTTGTCACTTTGAAGGGAAAAAGAGAACTATCGTCGAATCTGTTAGTTGAACttatatgatatttgaaaagtttagtttattcttatgatatttgatttatttagtattaactttgatgtttatagtgttaatgtttagtttattgttatgtttaagaagttgatatttatagtttaatacaaaattattatgatagTTACAAAGTTTAGTAtagttttcaaagtttaatatagtttgaaaattttagtttattcaatatgatatttgatttctttagtattaactttgatatttatagtgttaaaatgtttagtttattgttatgtttaagaagttgatatttatagtttaaatacaaaattattgtgatagttaacaagtttatatagtttcaaaagtttaatatagtttgaaaattttagtttattcatatgaaaatattgttgtttatgtttattgtgataagttgatattttctagtattaactttgaaaatatagtttaaaatagtttgaaaaagcttaatttaatttattttttattttgtattaattgaaaaaatagttttaaagtttacctcattttaatttgaaagtttatttgttgttatttttaaaaataattataaaaagtttaatttattgctatgtttaaaaatagttataaaaagttcaatttattgttatgtttaaaaaagttgatgttcataaacttaaaaaagtttatgttttaaactaaaaaatttaatattttctaatatacttcttataaaaagtataatacaaaaaattgatgtttgtcttttttttttttttttatattagaaAATTGGCAGTAAAATGCttgggatttttgttgtttacaaatggtaatatgattgatggtatATGACAACCACCAGGGGGAGTTTTACCATAAATTGAACAGTGGAAttgtatttaaacaattcattcAAATGATTGGGATGTTACTTAGTGTAGATATGGGAGCAAATCAGatagaaaataatatataaacatccCAATCTAGAACCATAGGATCAATAAGATATGTCATCCTATTTTGAATGcacaagctatgaacttgatgGTTCTTATGGAAAGACTAGTGCCAAAATGTATGAGATTTCATatgtaatgtaaatatgataggGGTGGATCCTGATACATCATTTAACCAGTTTGAAGATCTAACTCATTGTGTAATCGATCCTGATCTGGAGTCAGTTGGCATCGCCATGTGATTAATGAAGATATGGCGCTACAACCTGTACAGAGACTTCAGAAAAGAAACGATTGACGAATTTAAGAGTTGGATTTCAATGATCGTGAACATGAGATACTTTCAGATACATTCAATGATTTAGATATAAATGTATTGGATGTGCATTCGGGAACATGACCAATCTTGTAGCTCCTGTGGACGTTGACAATATGCAATTGTAAAAGGaatgatttgtcaagacaaggAAATGCTACAACACTCGTGTTAATGTTTGCTATAAAGTGTCACGCACCATACGAGGTTGTTGAATCTATACCAATGATTTGGACATTCGGTGTAAAAGTAGGAGGAAGGTTGCAAATGGAGACTTCaatgcaataaagaaaaatcgCATGGCTTGTTCGATATCACTATGAGcagcatacatgtttttattcagaactaagtcaaagtcagtgcaattggattcatcaTGAATGCACTGGAGTTCTGTGACACCGTAAGAGAAAAACATCTATATTGTGGACAACTGCAGTCCGacattaaatcaaaatttagatattatttttttatattataatatatataattattaataattttatttcaaacatattttatatactaTATGGTAGTAAATCCAGGTATGCACACACAAAATAAATAATGGGTTGCACGATCaagtaaacatgaagtacaaaTCATACGATCGGTATGAAGGTGTGTTCATGTGAAGACCGGACGTCATTAGTCTCAATACCAAAGGAGGAAACattcaaatattgaggctaaacagGTCCGGGCAGTActtgttcatgtaacaagtggcaagcattcgacattccatgctcgcattttatggctGTTtactcacattttaacatgaaacTACGAAATATTTTTATGAGGACTATCTACAAATTGTCAagtatgctgaatgttactctcctcaatttcaactaTACCGCATGAAGATATCACGCACCCTAAATATATCCGTTATACATCTTTGATCCATCGTTGTTAAGAAAACCTGATAGacgaaaagttcacgttatcacaagagatggattggacagaccAGCCACTCCACAATTATGTGGATTTGTAACCATTTAGGACATAATTGAAGGAAGTATCATTCGTTACTAAAGACAGGTTTCCAGATAGTTAAggattgaaaatataaataattttgttgttatatattcattttagtgtatattcaattttttaattataatttattgtatatttattttttttattataatttatgtgtatattcatttttttttttataaataatctattgtatattcattttttttttattgtataatAAAGTATTTACATTATTCTTTACCCTCACACTTTTTCTCTactattcaattatagtcattttagtatatatatatattatatatatatatatattatatatatatatatataatattatatatatatattattttcagatcatggctttaacccaggacctattgatcctgatgttttgtactaccagtccattcatcgatcatatgtTTGTATGGGAGATGTCTACTGacggagaaatatcttgcagacgtCGAGAGGCAATTCTCAGCCACTATTCCCGCGCTCCATCCTCGAATACTACCGCAACTAACacacatctggattctatggggttgtcaagattaggatttattcagttggataGACATCCTGATTATgtttagtccgatgatgatgatgccagcatttggttcaggacatttgattcagaggctggtccttcgtcttcataggtgcatggacatggtcggggtcgtggagagcataatgaatatttatattatggcGTTTGCAGAGGTATCAGAGGCAACATCAAGAGAAACCGAGCAAACCTACTTTCAAAGTCGATGACGACAACAGTTCGAAactcgacgacgtccgccttgtgggacacattgatttttgtaattatttttaatataaatgagatatttaatttacatttttttatttttatgatttattattttttaatttattctttttagagtttaaataaaataataaatatttttagaatttttttttataaaatgaaaaattaaaaaaaaaagattagaaagaagaaggtggaatgtataataattaaaaaggaaaaaaaggggaaatttgtacgatattcttgctctctatcaaaatcccACTCTCGCTcacgctcaaaatctcgctctctcaaactctctctgTATCTCATAATccgctctcgaatttgattgggaagttcagtggcaaaaagaaggagattcattagctcgttatttagtcagacttgctgagaaGACAGAAtccgtttgaaaacaacaatattttccttaaaaaaacaGGAAGGccaagggttcaaaattcgacctatctaaGTCGAATTTTCAAtcctcgacttatttaaaacaacaatatttttataaatagtttgaaaacaacaatattttcctaaatagtttctaaaagtacaatatccttttTATTTTCCCCTGTATAATggtcaattaataaaaaaaaaaatgaagggtaAAATGGGGAGAGAGATTCTCATCATGTAGCCCCTTTTATTATAATAGATAAtatataggttaaattataaagaaTGACTATGAACTTTacattttgtgtaaaaaatgtctatgaagtttcaaaagtttcaaaaatacccttaaacttccCAAACGAGTTAAAAAAATACCCTCGTTattagttttggatgaaaatcgttaaagttttgtttcaaaaatacctatgaactttcaaaacgtttcaaaaatacccttaataaaaattaaaaaatacttcCACCATTAGTATTTGAACAAAATCGTTAATTCCTCATGATAAAAATgactttaacaattaaaaaaaaaattaaaaaatgctcCTAtggatcaatttgtttgaagttttcttaagttcaaaaagaaccaattttaaaataaattatatagatatcctcATCTTTTTAATATAGGTACTCTCacatttctcttaatttttcaattcttagCTTACATCAATTTTTTCAACAACCAAACttttaagttaaaatataaaataccaCAAAATTCCATAAAATTCCTAAATCAAAATTTCCTTTGAAATGTACCAAAACGacaaatagtcaaataaaaaatgtgCCTAAATCTATTTGTtcttatgaatttaatatttattttaaacctTAGATAAATTATCGAGCAAAAGAAGGCATCAGAACGTTTCAGATGCAATTTAGGCTTAAATGGAGCAATTAACAAGCAATGAGAGGCAAAACGATGAAATCGAACAAGAGGAGGCATGGCATTGCACAAGCGCTACGACACTTGTGTCACACATTTGCAAAGACAATCTACTAGGCAAATGTTACGTGTCCTGTGGCGCTGCAACAATCTCCATTTGATACGTGCGCATGAAGAGACACTCCTTCCAATTTGCTCTCCTAGGCGCTTCGTGATGAGGCCTTTAGCGTCGCAACGTTTTGATATGCTttgattgttgagaaaattggtgtaagctaagaattggaaaattaagaGCAATATGGGAGTGTATATTAAATAgtcaaatactttttttatttg
Proteins encoded:
- the LOC120067302 gene encoding cullin-1 translates to MTMGERKTIDLEQGWEFMQKGITKLKNILEGLPEPQFSSEDYMMLYTTIYNMCTQKPPHDYSQQLYDKYRESFEEYITSMVLPSLREKHDEFMLRELVKRWTNHKVMVRWLSRFFHYLDRYFIARRSLPPLNEVGLTCFRELVYKELNSKVRDAVISLIDQEREGEQIDRALLKNVLDIFVEIGMGQMDYYENDFEAAMLKDTAAYYSRKASNWILEDSCPDYMLKAEECLKREKDRVSHYLHSSSEPKLLEKVQHELLSVYATQLLEKEHSGCHALLRDDKVEDLSRMFRLFSKIPKGLDPVSNIFKQHVTAEGTALVKQAEDAASNKKAEKKDIVGLQEQVFVRKVIELHDKYLAYVNDCFQNHTLFHKALKEAFEVFCNKGVAGSSSAELLATFCDNILKKGGSEKLSDEAIEETLEKVVKLLAYICDKDLFAEFYRKKLARRLLFDKSANDDHERSILTKLKQQCGGQFTSKMEGMVTDLTLARENQTSFEEYLSNNPQASPGIDLTVTVLTTGFWPSYKSFDLNLPAEMVKCVEVFREFYQTKTKHRKLTWIYSLGTCNISGKFEPKTMELIVTTYQASALLLFNSSDRLSYSEIMTQLNLSDDDVVRLLHSLSCAKYKILNKEPNTKTISPNDHFEFNAKFTDKMRRIKIPLPPVDEKKKVIEDVDKDRRYAIDASIVRIMKSRKVLGHQQLVMECVEQLGRMFKPDFKAIKKRIEDLITRDYLERDKDNPHLFRYLA